AAGGGCTGCATCGGTCGCCCGTCAATCTGAGCCAGTATATTACGTGCAGCCTGTTCACCCATCTGGATGGCTACCGGCGCCACCATTGGGTAGGCAACCCCGGGGCGATAGCCTTCCAGGTACGCCATATCACCGATCACAAAGACGCGATCATCGTCTGGCAAGGTAAGCTGAGGAGTTACCACCACACGCGCACCACGGCCGAGTGTTACCCCCAGCGCATCGGCCAATGGCGCACCCCGTACTCCGGCGGCCCAGACAACGGTTTTCGCGGCGAGGCTGGAGCCATCGCGAAACCGGAGGCCGTTTGTATCTGCATCGGCGACCGGCGTGTTCAGGCGAACCTCAACACCCATGCGTTGCAGACGGTGCAACGCAGCCTGTTGCAACGAATCTGGAAATGAGGCGAGAATACGGTCGGTAGCTTCGATCAGAACAACCCGGGCCTGGCGGACATCGAGCATCGGATAATCGTGGCGAATCACATGGCGGATAAGCTCGACAAAGGCGCCGGCCAGTTCAACACCGGTTGGGCCACCGCCAACCACAGCAAACGTCAACAACGCCATCCGCTTATCCGGATCGCTCTCGGCAGCAGCCCGTTCACAACACAACAAGACGTGGTTACGCAACCGTTGGGCTTCGTTCAGGTCTTTCATCCCCAGGGTATGACGGGCAATCCGCTCGTTACCGAAGAAATTGGTGGTGCTGCCGGCTGCCAGAATCAGATAGTCGTACTGCACACTACCGGTATTGGTATGCACAAGCTGACGGGTAAAATCAACGCTGTGAACTTCGGCGAGCAGAAAGTTCACATTACGGTAACGGCGCAGAATGGCGCGCACCGGATAGGCAATCGACTCCGGTTCCAGGCCGGCGGTTGCGACCTGGTAGAGCAACGGCCAGAAACCGTGGTAGTTGGTACGATTGATCAGCAGCACATCCACCGGCGCCTGCGCCAGAGTACGAACTGCGGCCAGACCGCCGAAACCGGCACCTACGATCACAACTCGTGGGCGACGGGACTGAGCAGGCTGGTTGGATATGATATGCGGCGAAGACACGATTTGCCTCCTTTCTAGTGAAATCATTCACAAAATATCACGAGCACCCAACCCCGTCAATCCGTCGCCAGAACGAACCTCGCTAGATCAGCGCTGTACGATCACCCATCCCCGTCGGTCACGTCGCGGAAGTGGCAGCGGTGGCAAGGGCCAGACATCATCGATCCAGACGAGCGTGACATAACGAGCCGTGGCGTGAGCCGACCAGAAGTCTGGATCGGCGATGGCGAGATCGTGCTCGTATGCCCGACGAATCTCGTGTATCTCGCCTGCCGAAAGTGGGCGACTGATTACCTCTGTCGCCAGCGCTAGTCCGGCCAGTGGCCCACCGGCACCCTTGAGAAGCAGGATGTCGCCGACTGCAACACGACCAAATGGAGGACGGCGGTCGTGTGCAAAACGGCTTTCGATCCGTTTTTGTCCGCTAAGGATGCGACTCAGATACGGTTCACGTAGAATGACCAGGTGGATGGTTGGGTTGCTTTGTGTATGGTACCACCGGCTCAGACGCTCGTGCCACGTCGGTTGGGATTGGGTTGCCGCGATGATCTGTTGCCAGAGTTGTGGTGATAATTGCATCCCTGTTGCCAGATGGGGAATTCATACGACATACGTATCATAACACAGGATGACCAGGTTAGGAGTATTGTCCACCGCAATACCGGTATTCAATGAACATTGCATCTACGCAGCCTGATAGTAAGGTGGCTGGCGGAGTATATGTTCCGGCAGCAAATGCTCGGCTAGATTGAGGGTGTACTGATTGTACAGATTGGTAGTACAATACAATAACGCGCCGCAGCAGGCAGACGTTGTGGCCACGACCGGCGGAGGTTTGTGTGGAGATCGATATTGCGCTCGTGCGCGCATGGGCGCAACAAGCCGGTGATATGCTTTTGCGCTCGTACTTCAATCAGGTGTCGCCAGAACGAAAACTCGACAAGAGTCTGGTGACGGCGGCAGATCGTGCGATTGAGGATTGGTTACGCGCTGCAATTCACGCTCGCTTTCCCGATCATGGTGTGTTGGGTGAGGAGCGCGATCCGGTTGGCCTCGACCGTGAGTATATCTGGGTTATCGATCCGATTGACGGCACCAGCTCGTTTGTGTCAGGATTACCGATGTGGGCCGTCTCTATCGGTATTCTGCGCCGCGGCGAGCCGCAGGCTGGTGTGATTTATCTGCCGGTCTTGGGCGATTGTTATTGGGCAGTTGCCGGTGGTCAGGCGTTCTGGAATGATGTGCCGATACAGGTTGCACCCCCTCAACCGCCTGGCCCCAACGATTGGATTGCCATTCCTTCGACCTTCCACCGGGCGTATACCATCCACTACCCCGGTAAAGTACGGGTGCTGGGATCGGTTGCTGCCGATTGTTGTTATGTAGCCCGTGGTCAGGCCAAAGCCGCTATTATCGGTAAAGCAAAGGTGTGGGATGTTGCTGCCGGCTGGGTGATTGTACAGGCAGCCGGCGGGGTGGTTTGTCCGCTGGAAGGAACCCTGCCCGACTGGATGACACTGCTGCAAACGATTCGCTTGCCGGCGCCGGTCGTGATCGGACACCCACAACAGGTAACTCAGGTGTGTGCGGTTGTGCGGCGCATTAAGCCTTGAATTGGCACGAGCACTTCAAGCGCCTTTCAGAGGTGTGTGAACTTGAACTAACACCTATGGGCGACTACGCGGATGAACGCGGATATGCGCTGATTGGGCGGATACTCGTGGATAGCTCCACTCCGCACCCCCCTCCGCGTCGATCCGCGTCATTCGCGTGTATCCGCGTTCCGCATCACCCGTGCCTACTCCTGGATGAGCCGGATGCACCCGGAACAACGCGGCTTGGGCGGATACTCGCGGATAGCTCCACTCCGCACCCCCCTCCGCGCCGATCCGCGTCATTCGCGTGTATCCGCGTTTCGCATCACCCGTGCCTACTCCTGGATGCGCCGGATGCACCCGGAACAACGCGGCTTGGGCGGATACTCGTGGATAGCTCCACTCCGCACCCCCATCCGCGCCGGTCTGCGTCATTCGCGTGTATCCGCGTTCCGCATCACCCGTGCCTACTCCTGGATGCGCCGGATGCACCCGGAACAACGCGGCTTGGGCGGATACTCGTGGATAGCTCCACTCCGCACCCCCCTCCGCGCCGGTCTGTGTCATTCGCGTGTATCCGCGTTCCGCATCACCCGTGCCTACTCCCGGATGCGCCGGATGCACGCGGAACAACGCGGCTTGGGCGGATACTCGGCTCCACTCCGCACCCCCATCCGCGCCGATCCGCGTCATTCGCGTGTATCCGCGTTCCGCATCTTCGCTGATCGCCTCTCGTATGAGCCTGGAATGCGTTCTCCTGTTTCCCCTGTTCGCCAACCATCAGCATTTCGTATTATAATGACCGGTATCAGTTGTGGCAGCAAATACACAAAGGAGTGACCATCATGACTGCGCCTGCTGTGCGCCACATTCGTCTTGTCACTGAAATACCCGGCCCGCGTTCGCGCGCATTACTGGCGCGGCGTGATGCGGCGGTGGTTGCCGGTTTGGGGCGGGCAACGCCGATAGCGATTGCCTCCGGCCAGGGTGCGCTGGTGACCGATGTTGATGGCAATACCCTGATCGATTTTGTTAGTGGGATTGGGACGCTCGCCGTCGGCCACTGTCCTCCTGAAGTGGTTCAGGCGATTCAGGCTCAGGCCGAACAGTTGATCCATCTTTCGGCGTTAGTTGGCACCTACGAACCGTATGTCGCCCTCTGCGAGCGGTT
This genomic window from Chloroflexus aurantiacus J-10-fl contains:
- a CDS encoding NAD(P)/FAD-dependent oxidoreductase, with the protein product MISLERRQIVSSPHIISNQPAQSRRPRVVIVGAGFGGLAAVRTLAQAPVDVLLINRTNYHGFWPLLYQVATAGLEPESIAYPVRAILRRYRNVNFLLAEVHSVDFTRQLVHTNTGSVQYDYLILAAGSTTNFFGNERIARHTLGMKDLNEAQRLRNHVLLCCERAAAESDPDKRMALLTFAVVGGGPTGVELAGAFVELIRHVIRHDYPMLDVRQARVVLIEATDRILASFPDSLQQAALHRLQRMGVEVRLNTPVADADTNGLRFRDGSSLAAKTVVWAAGVRGAPLADALGVTLGRGARVVVTPQLTLPDDDRVFVIGDMAYLEGYRPGVAYPMVAPVAIQMGEQAARNILAQIDGRPMQPFQYHDKGQMATIGRSAAVLDAFGVRLSGWLAWVGWLFVHLMALVGFRNRALVLLNWAYSYFTYDRGVRLIFGIGAEEHEEALLDVGKRQDYR
- a CDS encoding ASCH domain-containing protein — encoded protein: MQLSPQLWQQIIAATQSQPTWHERLSRWYHTQSNPTIHLVILREPYLSRILSGQKRIESRFAHDRRPPFGRVAVGDILLLKGAGGPLAGLALATEVISRPLSAGEIHEIRRAYEHDLAIADPDFWSAHATARYVTLVWIDDVWPLPPLPLPRRDRRGWVIVQR
- a CDS encoding inositol monophosphatase family protein, giving the protein MEIDIALVRAWAQQAGDMLLRSYFNQVSPERKLDKSLVTAADRAIEDWLRAAIHARFPDHGVLGEERDPVGLDREYIWVIDPIDGTSSFVSGLPMWAVSIGILRRGEPQAGVIYLPVLGDCYWAVAGGQAFWNDVPIQVAPPQPPGPNDWIAIPSTFHRAYTIHYPGKVRVLGSVAADCCYVARGQAKAAIIGKAKVWDVAAGWVIVQAAGGVVCPLEGTLPDWMTLLQTIRLPAPVVIGHPQQVTQVCAVVRRIKP